Proteins encoded within one genomic window of Vanrija pseudolonga chromosome 3, complete sequence:
- the OAF3 gene encoding Oleate activated transcription factor 3, giving the protein MSDPPRRRAVNTCTRCVRLKLKCDHARPCGACARSHGVQCVYGTPAASEPTDDDAAPRPRKRHRAVLVCTRCKRLRVKCDQAKPCGACAAAKRGHGCVYVPWPDEEGAPGTMPPPTRAAPTTTTTVPGGTRTHSAPATAPATPHRGLEHDHTALHAHARAIGLEDDTPSNYHSMRARIAELEARLDGLASTVATTPAATPAPDLLSSFSPFATGELAALASRFPPPEEARRLLRDFLNFDLMFRFVHVASFQRRCEAALAATSWEDADAPFMAMFAGALLVAAASTTVRAASGSIAARTAAEGREARLRALMDALMVFCEDRGELGLDYVHARLIAVLTHMAGETSSPAKMWLALGKASSAALLAGLHRDRAGEAMFDREMRRRVWWQIVFLSILTAERMNIGFRPVFPPVPRPAIVADGVLDTLSAGDATTSWTGIPEWGYIDAKLFWIDWFTQRDELMADESVPILTRLGNAAALIDKLGAAMPGYLTIDNHPYHSPPWVHLQAVIMTIALDEAHVHLYRPYFGAADPELAATALSKAVDAAHRLVQDIRMMTTYMLFSWIDAPTTALWTYGMKSFTGGMVMAYALLSGPDDPQRDRNQADLDLVIGVLKSNLNMAGSSRSNAQALRTLEGMRGTILARSGVDTGDSSAAVGDPGDVVDPYTGRTVPLPRAVEDIDVPGEWIEWDVLFRELFQGALPLPTT; this is encoded by the exons ATGTCGgacccacctcgccgacgcgcagtAAACACATGCACCCGCTGCGTGCGCCTCAAGCTCAAGTGCGACCACGCACGCCCGTGCGGCGCGTGTGCGCGCTCACACGGCGTCCAGTGTGTGTACGGCACccccgccgcgagcgagccgacagacgacgacgcggcgccgaggccccGCAAGCGCCATCGCGCCGTGCTGGTGTGCACGCGCTGCAAGCGGCTGCGGGTCAAGTGCGACCAGGCCAAGCCATGTGGTGCGTGTGCGGCGGCCAAGCGGGGCCACGGGTGCGTGTATGTGCCGTGgccggacgaggagggcgcaCCTGGTACtatgccgccgccgacgagggcagcgccgacgacaacgactaCAGTGCCCGGCGGGACGAGGACacactcggcgccggcgactgCGCCGGCCACGCCCCACCGCGGTCTGGAGCACGACCATACGGCACTgcacgcccacgcgcgcgcgatcgggctcgaggacgacacgcCGAGCAACTACCAcagcatgcgcgcgcgcatcgccgagctcgaggcgcggctCGACGGGCTGGCCTCAaccgtcgcgacgacgccggcagcaACCCCCGCGCCTGACCTCCTGtcgtccttctcgccctttgcgacgggcgagctcgccgcgctggcgagcCGCTtcccgccgcccgaggaggcgaggcggctgctgcgcgactTTCTCAACTTTGACCTCATGTTCCGCTTCGTGCATGTCGCGAGCTTCCAGCGGCGGTGTGAGGCTGCGCTAGCTGCGACGTCTtgggaggacgccgacgcgccgttcATGGCAATGTTTGCCGGTGCGCTGCtggtcgcggcggccagcacgacggtgcgcgcggcgagcgggagcattgccgcgcgcacggcggcagAGGGCCGCGAGGCCCGCCTCCGCGCACTCATGGACGCGCTCATGGTGTTCTGCGAGGACCGGGGCGAGCTCGGTCTCGACTACGTCCACGCGCGCCTCATCGCCGTGCTGACACACATGGCGGGCGAGACGTCTTCCCCGGCCAAGATgtggctcgcgctcggcaaggcgAGCTCGGCTGCACTCCTGGCCGGCCTGCACCGCGATCGCGCGGGCGAGGCCATGTTCGACAGGGAgatgcggcggcgtgtaTGGTGGCAGATTGTGTTTCTGTCCAT ccTCACTGCCGAGCGCATGAACATTGGCTTCAGGCCCGTGTTCCCCCCCGTCCCCCGACCGGCCATCGTGGctgacggcgtgctcgacacCCTCTCGGCaggcgacgcgacgacctcgtggACCGGCATCCCCGAGTGGGGGTAcatcgacgccaagctgTTTTGGATCGACTGGTTCACCCAGCGCGATGAGCTGATGGCAGACGAGAGCGTGCCTATACTCACGCGACTGggcaacgccgccgcactgattgacaagctcggcgccgcgatgCCGGGATACCTCACGATCGACAACCACCCTTACCACTCACCGCCATGGGTGCACCTCCAGGCTGTGATTATGACaatcgcgctcgacgaggcgcatgTACATCTTTACCGGCCGTACTTTGGCGCTGCGGACCCCGAGCTGGCGGCCACGGCGCTGTCGAaagccgtcgacgccgcgcaccggCTGGTTCAAGACATCCGCATGATGACGACGTACATGCTCTTCTCGTGGATCGACGCGCCGACCACTGCGCTGTGGACATACGGCATGAAGAGCTTCACAGGCGGCATGGTCATGGCGTATGCGCTCCTCTCTGGCCCGGACGACCCCCAGCGCGACCGGAAccaggccgacctcgacctcgtcatcggcgtGCTCAAGTCCAACCTCAACATGGCcggcagctcgcgcagcaaCGCGCAGGCGCTGCGCACGCTCGAGGGCATGCGTGGCACCATCCTGGCGCGCAGCGGTGTCGACACAggcgacagcagcgccgccgtcggcgacccGGGCGATGTGGTCGATCCGTACACTGGTCGCACGGTGCCCCTGCCACGGGCGGTCGAGGACATTGACGTTCCAGGCGAATGGATCGAGTGGGACGTGCTCTTCCGTGAGCTGTTCCAGGGCGCGTTGCCGCTACCAACAACGTAG